The nucleotide window TACGGGCAAAACCCAACATCTGCGATGTATATTTAGAATGCAGGGGAGTCTTCTTCGCTACCGAATTGATATACGTACCTGAACCCTGTTTCTTAATCACCAAACCCTCTTGTGCCAGAACATCAACAGCCTTCTTAATAGTAATCTTACTGACATTATACTGCTCGCACAAAGCCTTCTCAACCGGAAGCTGCTGTGTCTTATCATAATGGCCATCCAAAATTGCGCCGCGCAAGTCAATAGCAATCCTCATATATTTAGGTAAATTCTCCACTGCCAAACCCTCCAATTGAATATAACAAGTTCTAATACATAGTATACTATCTTTTAATTAAGCTGTAAATCTTTGCCGTCAGGGAAAACAAAAACACGGCGGAACAGTGTGGTTCCGCCATGTTCACCTTTAACCAATATCAATCCAAAGCATCAAACTTTGCCTTCATTGTCGGATTCTTCCGCACTAACTTCTTAACCGTCAAATCCTCAGCTTTATTATTGGCAATCCGTAAATTATTTTCCGAAGAAAGCAACGCATCTTTTGTCTTTTGCAGATGACTAATGGTCTTGTCAATCTCATCAATTGCGGTTTTAAACTTGCGGCTGGCCAAATCATAATTTCTGGCAAAACCTTCTTTGAACTGATTCAAATCAGCCTCAAAATGCGTAATATCCAAATTCTGCTCACGCATCAGCGCCACTTCCTGCTTATACTGCAGCGAGTTCATCGCTGCATTCCGCAACAAGGTTATAATTGGAATAAAAAACTGCGGCCGTACCACATACATCTTTGGATACTCATAAGAAACATCAGTAATGCCATTATATAAGTCATTATCGGCCTCAAGCAAAGTCACCAGTACCGCATACTCGCACTGCTTCTCGCGGCGATCCTTATCCAGTTCCTTGAAGAAATGTTCATTCTTCTTTTTCGTCGCCGTCTCATCACCCTCATTCTTCATCTCAAACATAATTGAGATGATCTCCACACCTTGCTCATCAAACTCGCGATAAATATAGTCGCCCTTACTGCCACTGGAAGCATCGTTGTCCTTACTGAACATCGCATTCGGAAAAGCCGTCGGTCGCAACTGATTAAAAAGAATCTCGCAATGCTGCTCTAAACTCTCACCAACCATCTTGGTTGACTGCTTTGCTTTGAAATCTTTATAAAAAGCAATCGTCTCATCCTTTTGCTTTAATTCCGACTCATACTTTTCCTTAATCGCATTTTTTTCCAACGCATTCTTTGCCTCAGCAATTTGCTGCTCATTCTCAAATAATTGCAGTCTAGTATTAAGATCAGCAATCAAATCACGCATTTCCCGCTCTTTATCCTTAACCGCAATTTCCTTCTCCATATTTGATTTAGTAAGCTCACTCTTAGTATTCACTTCTAACAAAGCAATCTTACTTTCGTATTGTAACTTAGCATGTTCCAGCTTCTCATGGACTTCCGCCTCAAACTCTTTGGTGCGAACCTGACTTATAATATCGGCATAACTGCTTTCATCAATCGTAAATACCTCACCGCATTTTGGACATTTAATTTCTTTCATGAATGCCCCCTCCTTGACCAATTCATTTTCCTACTAATTATACCACCTTTTGACTTATTTATGGAGAAAAAGAAGAACCATAGGAACACAAATGTCCCTATGGTTCAATTATTTCATTTAACGTCCTTCTTTAGGCGGTGTTGTTAAGTCTCCAAATATTTCAACATGGTCAAGTTCTTCTTTTGGAGTTTCACTCAAATTCTCAAGTTCATTGAATGCTCTATTATTTTCTAACGAATTACCTGATCTTAATCGATTTGTTTTCACTAAATAATCTTGATTCATAGGCAGACTCCAATATCCATCACTATTTGGGTTTTTATCAAGTGCAAACACTAAGATATCTCCATCCCGATATTGTGGTGCATCACCAATTTTTGTGTTCGGAAAACCACTTGTTGTCAATTCAATTTGGTCACCGACTGCAACTCCTTCGCCGCTGATTACTTCCAGAATATCCAAAACCCAAACTGTACTCCAGTTTGCCATACTATTCTTCTGATAGTCTTCAACATCAAAATTATCTTGACCTTCTGGATTAACCGGCTTATCGCCAGTATCTACAGGATTCTCTACTTTTCCTTCAATGAGTGAAGTGAGTTCTGGGAACTCTGACTTTAACTCAGCCGCAGAATATGTTTCATCACCAGAAACTACAGTATTCTTCACTCCCTCAACTCTGACAACCTTCGCAACTACTACATTATCAGAATAATACATAATACTCTCATAATCATTAGCAATAAGTTCCGTATTAAATGACATTTCGGTTTCATTTAATATATTAGCAAACGGCGTAACCGAATCCTCAATATTATTATCTACATACCTGCTCGCAATTATTGCACTCTCATTTGGTTGATTAATAAAATATGAGCAAAATACCAATATAATACAAATAATACCAGACAATACTAAAAATCCAGTTTTCTTATCCATTAGTAGCCACCTCCCCAGAATGAATTTTTACCATGCCGAGCTTCATAAGAGTCATTATCATCACGACCGAAATAAATGCTTGATAATCGCCCTTGAGTCATTATATTACCCGAATATTTATTATCAGCCAAACCTAATGCATGACCCATTTCATGTGTAATAGTGTATTGGATTTCTGCAGATGAATAATATCTACCTAGACTGGTATTCCACATAACATAATCATTAAGTTCAATAACTCCTTGGCACATTCTACTAAATCGATTAGGACATTCTTTATAATAACGTCCACTAGCTCGCCAACCATTGCCTTCCCAACGATCAGAATAATCATCACTAAGAAACACTACATCTGTATATGCAGTCCGCCCGTCGCTCGTTTTATAAGAAGTAAAACTCTTCTGCGATATATTTACACTCCCACTATTATGCCAAATATTTCCTGCATCATTCATTCTCCAAGACGAATATGTTGATTGATTAGCGTGCCATAAACTACCCAGAGATACCGCCATATAACTTCCATTCAAGTTGGTATAGGCAGTAGATTTTACATTTATCTTACCAAAAGACATGATAAGTCCACAAATAAATAAAATTGAAACAAAATAGATAATCTTCTTCATAAAAATCTCCCTTAAACGAATTCTGTTTCCATTGTACACTACAAATGCACTATATTTACCATTTATTTCACATATAATAACATTTTCACTTTTTAACTATTTATGAGAAAAGCAACAGTTTATATAAAACTAAAAAAGAGAACTTAACCAAGTTATGTTCTCTTTAAATATTTATAAGATGGTGGGCGGGGACGGATTCGAACCGCCGAACCCTAAGGAGCGGATTTACAGTCCGCCGCGTTTAGCCACTTCGCTACCCGCCCAAAAATTACGACTCATTTATTGTACCTTATTTCAACAAAGGAAGTCAATATATTTAAGCGGTTTTACCAACAAAAAAAGCACTACCCTATTCGGGTGGTGCTTTTGTCTGCAGCTGCTCTGGTTCGATATGAATATATGTACGTTTCACTCCATAATCATGATCCAGCACTTGCTCAATATGGTCAGCGATTTCATGAGATTCCAGCACTGTCAGGTTGCCGTCAACAGCAATAGTAACATCTATAGTTGGCACATTACCGAGCATCCGACCGCGAATATCACAAATTTCAATCACGCCATCAATGTTTTGCACTGCTTCACGATAAATAGCCAGTGCCTTAACATCAAAGCCATCAATCAGACTATTGCCAGACTCCATAAAAATATCAAACGCAGTCTTAATAATAATGGCAGCAATTAAAACAGAAGCAATCGGGTCTATCCAAGCCATATTAAACTGCGAAGCCGCAATTGCCACAAAAGCACCAAATGCGGTTAAAGCATCGGAAACATTATGCTTAGCAATCACCCACACTGAACTTACCTTAGTACGCTTAAACAAGGCAAAATTAATAACTGCCGACACTCCAATAATCGCCATCGAAATCAAAGCAACCGTTGCTGCCAGCATATCCGGGGCTTCCGGACTGAACTCAAAAAATTTACGCACTCCGTTGATTAAGGCTTCAAAACCGACATAAAACATCACAATCGACGCAATCAATGAAGCAATTTGCTCAATACGATAATGACCATAGCGATGCTCATCATCGCCGGGATGCCGCGAAAGCCGCAATCCGATCAAGATAATCAAGGTAGAAACAACGTCGCTGGCACTATTTAAACCATCTGCGTATAGCGCACTTGAGCCTGTCATAAATGAAACTGAAACTTTCATCACTGCAGCTATTATATAGGCGCCGATACTGACATAAGTCCCAATATCCACCAAAGCATACTCTGACAATTTTTTCATGGTTACACCCCAAAAAATCAATGTTTAACTATTATATCAAATGCAAAAGTAAATTGATACAAAAATACTAAAATAGTGTATAATATTAGTATATTTTGCATGAAGAGGGATACAGACATGAAACTATTAAAAAGCGGAAAATTCTGGAATATCGTTGTCATCATTATTATCGCCTCAATTGTAATGTGGCTCTCACTTAAAGATGATACTGCCGAAAAACTGGCCGCCCTTGCCTCTGCCAATATTTGGTGGGTGCTGGTCGCTGTTGGCGTTATCCTGTTTTGGTGGATTAGCGAAGCCTGGATTTTGCAATTGATTGCAAAATCAGAAGGACATAAATATCGTTTTGTTGATGCCTTGCCGGCGGCAATTATTGGCCAGTTTTACAGCGCGGCAACGCCAAGTGCCAGCGGCGGCCAATTCTTTCAAGTTTATTTTATGGACCGCCAAGGCTTTAAAATTACTACCTCAGTCTTAATTCTAACCGTCAACTTTATTATCTATGTCGGCTCATTGTTGGTTATGTCAGTTATCGCTGCAATTGCCTCATTCTCATATTTTGACAGCTTTATGCCAGCGTTACCGCTCTGGCTTGCAATTGGCTTTGCAGCCAATGCTGTTGTTTATCTATTAATATTAAACGCAGCTTCTTCAAAAAAATTTCATCGCACCCTAATTGCTTTTGTTGCCCGCATACTTAAATTATTTCGTCGTGATCAACAAAAAATTTATCATACAACGATGAAGCTCGAAAAAAATATCACTGAATTTCGCGCCAGCCTTAATACTATTAAACAAAATAAAAAAGCCTACTTTGAATTTTTTCTGGTCAACTGCTTACGTTTGGTCGGCTTCCATACCCTGCCATTCTTTGTTATGCTAGCTCTCGGTGTACCAATTGTCAATGTACCGCTCACACTCATGTACTGTATGTGCGGCAGTATCCTCATTGGACTCATTACTTCATTTATTCCGATTCCCGGTGCCAGTGGTGGTGCTGAAGCATTCTTTGGACTTTTCTTTATGAATTTGTTCCCGGTTGACTTGCTTGGTCCCGGTCTGATTTTATGGCGCAGCATCCAATTATATTTCCCGCTTATTGTCGGCGGCATTATTACTGTTTGGTATACTGCATATATTAAAAAGAAACCTCTTATTACTGAAGAAGAGTAAAAAGCGTTTGGCCGATGGCCAAACGCTTTTTTATTTTCTCCCATATACAATCAGTAGCTACAATAAAATGTTTTCAGCTTTGTACAAGCTTCTTGTAGTAAAGTACTACTGGTTGCAATGTTAATGCGGATAAATGATTGATAATCAGCAATGAATCGTTCTCCTGATTCTACTAACACACCGGTTGCTGCTGCAAGTTGGCGAACAAATTGTTCAACATCTTTTACTTTATCCAGTCGCATCCAAACTAAGTACCCTGCTTCTGGTTCCATGATTTCAATGCCACTACCAGCTAAAACCGTCTTAACAATTGCTAAATTTTTATGCAATTGCGCAATGAGTTCTTGCACCCATTCAGCACCATACTCATAGGCAATTTGTGTAAAAGCAATTCCCAGACGATTGACTTGAATATGATACTTGTTCAATTGTTCTTCAACTCTTGCTAATAACAATTTATTCTGACTCAATATATATGATGTACTAAGTCCAGACAAGTTAAATGTTTTATTGGCACCGGTACTGATAATTATCTTATCATATAGCTCGCTGAACGAGAGTAATGAAACAAACTTTTTCTTACCTAAAATAACATCACTGTGAATTTCATCAGCAATTAACAAGATATCATATTTGCGACAGAGTTTGACTAGCGTTTCCAGTTCAGTTTGACGCCAAACTTTTCCTGAAGGATTATGAGGATTACAAAACAAAATTGCTTCAATATTATCATGTTGCAGTTGTTCTTCAAGCATATTGAAGTCAATGGTATATTGATTGCCATTATATGCCAATGGGCAGTTATGCATAGTTGCAAATGATGTAATTGCTTGCTGAAAATGACCATATACCGGTGTAAACACAAGTACGTTTTTATTCTGTAGCAATGAACCAATGATAAAATGCAGTCCTGATAATGTCCCAGGTGCTGCCAGAATCCACTCGCGTCGAATATTAAGATCATGCTGTTTTTTATGCCATTCAATAATACTATTGTAGAAACTATCTTGTATTGTAAAGTAGCCAAAATCTCCAGATTGTACAGTTTCGATGAAATGTTGTTGAATCACTTCCGCGTGGTTATAATCCATATCAGAAATAAAAAGCGGATAAATTGTTTTATCTTCAATCAAAAAACGCTTTTTAATATAGGTAGCATCCCATTTCATTGAACCATTTCCGCTACGCTCCATCAAGTCGTTAAAGTTTGTCATTTTAAGTTCCTTTCGTCACCGCCTGCACATACTTATTAATCAAAATATCCATAGCAATATGAGCATTTAATCGCGTATCAATATCAGCATCGGTGTCTTTACTATGTGATGTATAAATAATTTGAGTAGCCAGATTTCCAATCGGAGAATCCGGCACTTCAGTTATTAAAATGATATCAATGCCGCGTAAACTTGCTTCAACAACTGCTTCCAAAACTTCTGGCGGATTGCCACTTCTTGATAATACAAAAAGCATATCACTTTCCGGTTTGAGTGCTCTGGCTGACAAACGCATAAATCGCGAATCATCATATTGTTCTGCGGTCTTACCTAAAAGTTGCAGTTTTATTTGAAACATTTTTCCTAAAAAATTACTCATGCCCATACCATAAATAGTAATTTTATCACATTGAATCATTTTTCCGATAATTTCTTCGGTCGCCGCTTCCGTCACCGCTTGATAAGTATGTAAAAGCATATCGACATAATCGTTTTTTTCAATACTAGGTTCATGAAACTGCTCACGTAAGAAATAATCATTTTTAAAATACAAAAAATTTGTATACCCTAATTTTTGCGTTAACCGATGGACACTCGTTTTTGAAACATTAAATGTCTCAGCAATCTTAATAATAGTACAAGTATTAAAATCAAACTGTTCACGGTTATCCAATAAATCAGTCAGTAATTTTCTTTCCATATGTGTAAGTGTGCTGGCATGTAAAGATATTTGTTTTTGTAAACTCATAAATGTTCACCCTTTCGATACCTTAACAACCAGCATTCTACCTACAGCATTAATATTGCTATTCAGTTACCAATGCCGCTTCGCTTGCATCAGCAACCTCTTCTTTTCCGTACTGGTCGTCCAAGGCCTTAATAAAAGGATAATAGATTATTGTCGAAATAACAATAGCTATGACTTGAACAACCGCTCCTTGCCAGCCGGCAACCAGGAATCCCGAGAAAATCGGTGGTGTCGGCCACGGCGCCACCACACCATTAAACAGTGGCATAAAACCGATGACCATTGCAAAATAAGCAATCAGCACCGAAACAATCGGTGCCAGAGTTACCGGAATCAGCATCAATGGATTAAATACAATTGGCAACCCGAACACAATCGGCTCATTAATATTGAATAAAGCTGGTACCAAACTGATTTTCGATAATGCTTTTAAACGTGATGAACGGGCAACAAAAATCATGGCAATAACTAATCCGATAGTTAATCCGGCACCACCAATAGTTGCAAATTGGTCAATCATCTGAATTGTTCCAACGTTACCGGTAGCCATATTTAATGTCCCATTTTTAAATAGTTCCAGGTTTTCCATAGAGTTGGCATTCAACAATGGGTTAACAATAGAGTTTACCACCGTTGGATGAATACCAAACCACCATAAAAAGCCATTCAGTCCGGCAACTAATACAACCGCACCAATATTTGAAGTTAATCCTTGTAATGGAATTTGAATAATCTTATAGACAAGCTCTTGCAATGAACCTGCGAAGATTGTTGATAAACCACTGATAACCAAGAAAATTGTTACTACAAAAATTCCCGGAATCAACGCACTAAAAGATTTCGAAACCATATCCGGTACCGATGCCGGCATTGTAATTACCAGCTTGCGCTTTTGACAGAAACGAATAATCTCAACTGTCAGGAAACCAACAATCAATGCGGTAATAACCCCTTGAGTCCCTAACCAAGTGAATGAAAGCACACGGCTGACAAGTTCGCCTGATTCAGTGATGACTTCTTTAGGTGTTACTACTACATAAGCAACTAAAGCTAAAATCAATCCTGACAAGGCAT belongs to Culicoidibacter larvae and includes:
- a CDS encoding PTS sugar transporter subunit IIC, whose translation is MNSFIKFIEEQMVPRVAKVTNNKYFGALRSGFLVIMPLTIIGSIFLIITDFPVPGYSEFMASIFGANWTAYLESAYRATFNMMGFFLAGTIAYKLSEEYKMDALSGLILALVAYVVVTPKEVITESGELVSRVLSFTWLGTQGVITALIVGFLTVEIIRFCQKRKLVITMPASVPDMVSKSFSALIPGIFVVTIFLVISGLSTIFAGSLQELVYKIIQIPLQGLTSNIGAVVLVAGLNGFLWWFGIHPTVVNSIVNPLLNANSMENLELFKNGTLNMATGNVGTIQMIDQFATIGGAGLTIGLVIAMIFVARSSRLKALSKISLVPALFNINEPIVFGLPIVFNPLMLIPVTLAPIVSVLIAYFAMVIGFMPLFNGVVAPWPTPPIFSGFLVAGWQGAVVQVIAIVISTIIYYPFIKALDDQYGKEEVADASEAALVTE
- a CDS encoding MalY/PatB family protein; the encoded protein is MTNFNDLMERSGNGSMKWDATYIKKRFLIEDKTIYPLFISDMDYNHAEVIQQHFIETVQSGDFGYFTIQDSFYNSIIEWHKKQHDLNIRREWILAAPGTLSGLHFIIGSLLQNKNVLVFTPVYGHFQQAITSFATMHNCPLAYNGNQYTIDFNMLEEQLQHDNIEAILFCNPHNPSGKVWRQTELETLVKLCRKYDILLIADEIHSDVILGKKKFVSLLSFSELYDKIIISTGANKTFNLSGLSTSYILSQNKLLLARVEEQLNKYHIQVNRLGIAFTQIAYEYGAEWVQELIAQLHKNLAIVKTVLAGSGIEIMEPEAGYLVWMRLDKVKDVEQFVRQLAAATGVLVESGERFIADYQSFIRINIATSSTLLQEACTKLKTFYCSY
- a CDS encoding cation diffusion facilitator family transporter, yielding MKKLSEYALVDIGTYVSIGAYIIAAVMKVSVSFMTGSSALYADGLNSASDVVSTLIILIGLRLSRHPGDDEHRYGHYRIEQIASLIASIVMFYVGFEALINGVRKFFEFSPEAPDMLAATVALISMAIIGVSAVINFALFKRTKVSSVWVIAKHNVSDALTAFGAFVAIAASQFNMAWIDPIASVLIAAIIIKTAFDIFMESGNSLIDGFDVKALAIYREAVQNIDGVIEICDIRGRMLGNVPTIDVTIAVDGNLTVLESHEIADHIEQVLDHDYGVKRTYIHIEPEQLQTKAPPE
- a CDS encoding lysylphosphatidylglycerol synthase transmembrane domain-containing protein translates to MKLLKSGKFWNIVVIIIIASIVMWLSLKDDTAEKLAALASANIWWVLVAVGVILFWWISEAWILQLIAKSEGHKYRFVDALPAAIIGQFYSAATPSASGGQFFQVYFMDRQGFKITTSVLILTVNFIIYVGSLLVMSVIAAIASFSYFDSFMPALPLWLAIGFAANAVVYLLILNAASSKKFHRTLIAFVARILKLFRRDQQKIYHTTMKLEKNITEFRASLNTIKQNKKAYFEFFLVNCLRLVGFHTLPFFVMLALGVPIVNVPLTLMYCMCGSILIGLITSFIPIPGASGGAEAFFGLFFMNLFPVDLLGPGLILWRSIQLYFPLIVGGIITVWYTAYIKKKPLITEEE
- a CDS encoding DUF2130 domain-containing protein; amino-acid sequence: MKEIKCPKCGEVFTIDESSYADIISQVRTKEFEAEVHEKLEHAKLQYESKIALLEVNTKSELTKSNMEKEIAVKDKEREMRDLIADLNTRLQLFENEQQIAEAKNALEKNAIKEKYESELKQKDETIAFYKDFKAKQSTKMVGESLEQHCEILFNQLRPTAFPNAMFSKDNDASSGSKGDYIYREFDEQGVEIISIMFEMKNEGDETATKKKNEHFFKELDKDRREKQCEYAVLVTLLEADNDLYNGITDVSYEYPKMYVVRPQFFIPIITLLRNAAMNSLQYKQEVALMREQNLDITHFEADLNQFKEGFARNYDLASRKFKTAIDEIDKTISHLQKTKDALLSSENNLRIANNKAEDLTVKKLVRKNPTMKAKFDALD
- a CDS encoding MurR/RpiR family transcriptional regulator, with amino-acid sequence MSLQKQISLHASTLTHMERKLLTDLLDNREQFDFNTCTIIKIAETFNVSKTSVHRLTQKLGYTNFLYFKNDYFLREQFHEPSIEKNDYVDMLLHTYQAVTEAATEEIIGKMIQCDKITIYGMGMSNFLGKMFQIKLQLLGKTAEQYDDSRFMRLSARALKPESDMLFVLSRSGNPPEVLEAVVEASLRGIDIILITEVPDSPIGNLATQIIYTSHSKDTDADIDTRLNAHIAMDILINKYVQAVTKGT